One segment of Primulina tabacum isolate GXHZ01 chromosome 14, ASM2559414v2, whole genome shotgun sequence DNA contains the following:
- the LOC142523712 gene encoding uncharacterized protein LOC142523712, with translation MGYTNLVSKFHERTRLSLNQIQFKNKWDSMRKYFALRAQLIGNNETGLGWDHNKMTVQADNSWWEDKIKENPEYAKFRLRRPKNLDLLENIFKGSIATGYAAIAPSEDQPIHNNFNDDTNDWDVQLDGEFQSDVYINVESQKFMENSTMGADNSMQQRKRKRRESGKKRGLIATRLADQLDRVLQEFETQKSIHETPKDDPCSIENCLEVLRSLPGMVVGNEQFFIVTRVLGKKHNRQTFIGLKDSELQLGWAKTFTKDDLKRY, from the exons ATGGGGTACACAAATTTAGTTTCAAAATTTCATGAGAGAACGAGACTTTCTTTGAAtcaaatacaattcaaaaataaatgggattctatgagaaaatattttgcacTGCGGGCACAACTTATTGGAAATAATGAGACTGGCCTTGGTTGGGATCATAACAAGATGACCGTGCAAGCTGATAATAGTTGGTGGGAGGATAAGATTAAG GAAAATCCCGAGTATGCAAAGTTTAGATTGAGGAGACCCaagaatttagatttattggaaaatatatttaaagGTTCCATAGCAACTGGCTATGCTGCAATAGCACCATCAGAGGATCAACcaattcataataatttcaaCGATGATACAAATGATTGGGATGTTCAGTTAGATGGAGAGTTTCAAAGTGATGTTTATATTAATGTTGAAAGCCAAAAATTTATGGAAAACTCAACAATGGGAGCTGACAACTCTATGCAGCAAAGGAAGAGAAAAAGAAGGGAGAGTGGGAAAAAAAGAGGTCTCATTGCCACTAGGTTAGCCGATCAACTTGATCGTGTCCTTCAAGAATTTGAGACTCAAAAGTCTATACACGAAACACCAAAAGATGATCCATGTAGCATTGAAAATTGTCTGGAGGTTCTTCGTAGTTTGCCTGGTATGGTGGTTGGCAATGAGCAATTCTTCATAGTTACTAGAGTTTTGGGTAAAAAGCATAATAGGCAAACATTTATCGGATTGAAGGACTCGGAACTGCAGCTTGGTTGGGCAAAGACATTCACTAAAGATGATTTGAAACGTTATTAA